A window of Kineococcus sp. NBC_00420 genomic DNA:
AGGGCCCCCAGGACCGAGCCGAGGACGACCTCCGGGGAGCTCAGTGCACCGCCGAGGGCGCCACCGAGCGCGCCCACGACGCTCACCGCGACGCGGAGCCGGTCCGGCAGCCGGCACCCCGCCGGCAGGGCGTCGAGCACCACACGCGCCTGCCGGCTGAGCTCCGCGTCCGCCGCGAAGGGACCCGGCGTCGCGGTGCCGGACCACAGCAGCCGCGCGACGGCCTCGAAGGAGTGCCCGCGGGAGAGCTCGACCGCGTCGTGGCCGCGGTAGCGCAACCGGTCGCCGTCGATCGAGGTCAGCGCGCTGCGGACCGTCTCCACGGCCCCCACCGGGCGGCGGCCGCTGCGCCCGCGCCCGGCCAGCGCGTCGACCTCGGCCGCGTCGAACCGGCTGCCCCGGCCGTCGGTGGCGGCGTGGGAGAGCAGCTGCCCGCGGCTCACGTAGGCGTAGAGCGTGGCGACCTTCACCCCGAGGCGGTGCGCCGCCTCGGCGGTCGTCAGCAGTTCACCCACGGTTGATCGGATCAACGTTGACGCCGCCACGTCAAGGCGCGGACGGTGACGGGCATGACGCTGACGAGCGAGGTCCCCGCAGGGTTGCGCGGTGTGGTGGTCACGACGACCGGGCTCGGTGATGTGCGCGGTGACGAGGGGTTCTTCCACTACCGGCAGTACTCGGCCATCGACCTGGCCCGCCACCGCAGCGTCGAGGACGTGTGGTTCCTGCTGCACTGCGGCGCGCTGCCCACGCCGCTGGAGGCGCAGGGCTTCCTGGCCGAGGTCGCCGCCCAGCGGCACCTGCCCGCGGTGCTGGCGGACGCGCTGCCGGTCGTCGCGGCCGCCGGGGGCCCGCTGCTGAGCGGGCTGCGCACGGCGCTGTCCCTGCTCGGCGCCGCCGAGGGGTTCCGGCCCGTCTACGACCTGGACCCCGCCGCCCGGGCCGCCGACGCGCTGCGGGTCTGCGCGCTGACCCCGACGGTCCTGGCCGCCCTGCACCGCCTCCGCTCCGGGGCGGAGCCCGTGGCCCCCCGCGAGGACCTCGACGCGGCGGCGAACTGGCTGTGGATGCTGACCGGTCGCGAGCCCGCACCCGAGCACGTCCGGGCGATCCGTCGCTACCTGGTGAGCACCGTCGACCACGGCTTCAACGCCTCGACCTTCACCGCCCGCGTCGTCGCCTCCACCGGGGCGGACGTCGCCGCCGCCGTCGTCGCCGCGCTCGGAGCGTTCTCCGGGCCGCTGCACGGGGGTGCCCCGGACCGGGCCCTCGCGGCGCTGGAGGAGATCGGCACGCCGGAGCGCGCCGAGCAGTGGGTGCGCGACCAGCTCGCCGCCGGGGGCCGGGTCATGGGGTTCGGCCACGCCGTCTACCGGACCCGCGACCCCCGTGCCGTCCTGCTGCGCGAGACCGCACTCGAGCTCGGCGGGGACCTCGCCGAGCTCGCCGCGGCGGTGGAGGACCGGGTCGTGGCGGTGCTCGCCGAGCTCAAGCCGGGCCGGTCGCTGCACGCCAACGTCGAGTACTACGCCGGGGTCGTGATGGCCCAGGCGGGGCTCGACCCCTCGCTCTTCACCCCGACCTTCGCGACCAGCCGGGTGATCGGCTGGTGCGCCAACGTCCTCGAGCAGGCGCAGGACCCCCGCATCATCCGGCCCGCCGCGCGCTACGACGGGCCGCCGGCGCCCTCACCGCTGCCCTGACGGGGAGGTCGGCTCCACCCGCCGGTCGCGGGGGCGGGGTCCACGAGGGCCACCCCGGGCAGTGCCTCCCGGCCGCTCGACGGCGTTCCTGAGGGGT
This region includes:
- a CDS encoding citrate/2-methylcitrate synthase; translation: MTLTSEVPAGLRGVVVTTTGLGDVRGDEGFFHYRQYSAIDLARHRSVEDVWFLLHCGALPTPLEAQGFLAEVAAQRHLPAVLADALPVVAAAGGPLLSGLRTALSLLGAAEGFRPVYDLDPAARAADALRVCALTPTVLAALHRLRSGAEPVAPREDLDAAANWLWMLTGREPAPEHVRAIRRYLVSTVDHGFNASTFTARVVASTGADVAAAVVAALGAFSGPLHGGAPDRALAALEEIGTPERAEQWVRDQLAAGGRVMGFGHAVYRTRDPRAVLLRETALELGGDLAELAAAVEDRVVAVLAELKPGRSLHANVEYYAGVVMAQAGLDPSLFTPTFATSRVIGWCANVLEQAQDPRIIRPAARYDGPPAPSPLP